The genomic window ACTTGAGAGCAAGAGCGTCTTCAATTGATATGGTAGGGGGAAGTAATGCTGACCATGTGCTGCGCATTAATTATCATGCACCATTCAATTTCTAATTAACCGAATTCGCCAAAAAAAGTCAGCTTTTGCCCTAAGCAAAAGCTAGCGCTTCCGTTACAATAGGAGTAAATTAGTCCTTATTTTACGTATAACGGAGTTAAAAAAATGAGCAATCTTCTAGATAATCCACTATACCAGGATGCCATTGCGCAATTAGAAGAATCTGCAGCAATTATGGGACTTGATCCAAACGTTGCCGACAGACTTAAACACCCAAAAAGAGCACTTCAAGTAGCAGTTCCTATTCGTCTTGACGATGGTACTGTTAAAACTTTTCAAGGATTCAGAGTTCAGCACAATATGACTCTTGGGCCTGGAAAAGGTGGAGTACGTTTTCACCCAGGCGTAGATTTAGCTGAAACAGCTGGTCTTGCTATGCTTATGACTTTTAAATGTGCCCTTGTTGGTCTGCCTCTAGGTGGAGCAAAAGGTGGTATTTGTGTTGATCCAACAAAACTTTCTCGTCAAGAGCTTCAGTCTCTAACTAGAAGATACACTACTGAGATCAACATGATTATCGGTCCAACGATTGATATTCCAGCACCAGATATTGGTACTGACGGTCAAACAATGGCGTGGATGCTTGATACATATTCTCAATTAAAAGGTTACACTGTTCCAGGTGTAGTAACAGGAAAGCCAATTACTGTTGGTGGTTCACTAGGTCGTAGTGAAGCTACAGGTAAAGGTGTTGCATTCTGTGTTAACTTTGCTGCAAAGAAACTTGGAATGACAATTGATACAAATACAACAGTTGCAATTCACGGTTTTGGTAAGGTAGCTGTTCCTGCTGCTGAAGACCTTCAAGCACAAGGTGCAAAGATCGTTGCTGTATCTGATGTTTCAGGTGCTATTTATGATCCAAATGGCCTTGATATTGAAAAAGCTGTTGCTTGGGCAAAAGGTGGACGCCTTCTTGCTGATATGGATGGAGTAGAGAAAATTTCTAACGAAGAACTTTTCGCTCTTGAAGTTGATATCTTAATCCCTGCAGCAATCGATGGTGTTATCACTGAAAAGAATGCTCACAATGTTAAAGCTAAGATCATTGCAGAAGGTGCAAACGGTCCACTTAATAAAGCTGCGATTGATATCGTAACTAAGAATGGTTCATTCCTAGTTCCAGATATTCTTTGTAACGCTGGTGGTGTTATCGTTTCTTACTTTGAGTGGGTACAAGGTCTTCAGAACTTCTTCTGGGATCTTTCTGAGATCAACAAAAAACTTCACGACATCCTAAAAGATGCTTTCGAGAATGTTTATGAAGCTCACCAGAAATATGATATTGATATGAAAAAGGCTGCTTTCGTTGCCGCTCTAAGAAGACTAGAGAGAGCAATGAGACTTAGAGGTCTTTTCCCAGGTTAAGATTTATATTACAATCATAGGCGCGTCCTTAATGGGCGCGCTTTTTTTTTATTATGAAATATATTGCAACACTTCTTTTTACATTCTGCATTTTCGCTAGTGTTACTAGTGAACTTGTTACTGGCGCTGATCGCAAGATTTTCAGCTACGCAAAGGTGTGTGAATTTTTTGGTGTAAAAGATGCAATGTTAATGAGTAAGTCTTCGACAACGAAGATCGATTGCATGGGAAAAGAGTTTGAGATTGCAAAATTTTGTGAATCTAAGTTTTCAAAAAAACTAAATTACACAAAAGCTCGCTTTGACCTTGTTGATGGAAAGGTCTCTTGTCATTTCTCTGATACTGTTATTCTTGAACTTACATGTAAAGATAAGTACGAAAAATTTTGTAAGGACGCAAAAGGCTCTTGTCAAAGTTTAAAGGGAGACTTCGCTCACTCTCTCGAAGTTTCATCTGCGATGATTCTAGAAATTTATCCTCCTCATTTAAAATGTTTTTATCAGTCAAAAGCTAAGATCCCTAATTCTAGTAATTTATAATTAAAAAAAATTCATGACTCTTGCACTCCTAGTAATAGGAGGGATTATGCACAAGCAAATGCTAGGTCTTCTACCTCTTGGGGGGAAGGGACATTTAACAGAAATTTATGGTTATGCTTCAAAGGGAGTTCCGGGACTTGAAATTGTTGGTCTTGGTACAAAAGGAAAGTCGATAAAAGAGAAGTTTATTTTTCTCTCAAAGAAGTACAACTTGAAAATCTCACCAAAGCGCTATGTTCTGTGCATTGATGACAATATGGTTTTAGGCTCTTTAAGTTCCAAAGAAGAACTTTATCGCTGGCTTGAGTTACCACTTTTGATTCTCTATTGGTCAATGGCCGGGGTTCTTCCCATTCAAAACTTAAATGATTGTCTTTGCGCAGGAAGAATCTCAACACGAGGAAAGATTGAGCCCTTTCGATTTGATGAAACATCCCATGCTTTTTTAGAGAGATTGGATGCTATGAACTTGAAAGTGATTGCAAGCTACACCCAAGATCTTCGAGGACTTACGTACTTTATTCCCCTTGATGAGATTATTAAATTCCCCGACGCATCGTAAGTTACTGTAATTACTATTAAGGTGGGAAAGTAATTCTTTTTCTTGTGCGTAAGTTGTGCGTAAGTTATACTAACTTTCATGGAAAAGAAAATTAGAGCAAAACTACCGATTGCAAATTGTGGACTCTTTGGAATCAGCGAGGATCACATACAGAATTATCAATCTCTAGATGATCGTTTTGTACAGAATCGTTCTGCGACATTTTTCTTTGAAGCACAAGGTGACTCGATGGAACCATTGATTATGCCCGGTGACGTCCTGGTTATCGATCGATCTTTAGAAGTAAAGAGCGGTCGAGTTGCCGTGGTTTATCTGGACGGAGAGTTCTTGTGCAAGAGATTCATTAGACAAGATGGAAAGTCCATTTTGCGCTCACACAATCCCCTGCATCGAGACATTATCATTTCAGAAGAAATGGACTTCTTGGTGTGGGGGCCAATTGTGGCCGTGGCCCGTGACATGAAAGAGTTATGAGGTTTTACGATGGAGAAAGTGTATGCGCTGGTGGATTGTAATTCCTTCTTCTGTTCTTGTGAAAGACTATTTCGACCTGAGTTAAGAAATAAACCTGTTGGTGTCTTATCAAATAATGATGGGTGCTTTGTCTCTCGAACTCCAGAGCTTAAGGCCTTGGGAGTAAAAATGGGGGACCCGTACTTTAAAGTAAGGAGGCTTTGTGAGTCACACGATGTTCATGTTTTTTCTTCTAATTTTTCTTTGTATACAAATATCAGTGATCGGGTAATGCATGTTCTTGCTACCTTCGCTCCATCAATAGAGATCTACTCCGTCGATGAAGCCTTTATTGATTTAACTGGTGTTAGCGGAGATTTAAATGAGTACTGTCAGCATATTCGAAAAACTGTGCTGCAATGGACGGGGATTCCCGTAAGTATTGGTATTGCTCCAACAAAGACTCTCGCAAAAGTGGCCAATCATATTGGGAAGAAGTCACAAAAGGCGCAAGGAGTCGTCTGTATTCTAGAAGAGAGGTTGCAAGATATTGCACTTCAGAGAACTCCTATTGAAGACGTGTGGGGAATTGGAAGGAAGAATAGCGTAAAGTTAAAAAGCATTGGAATTAAAACGGCGTATGATTTTAAGAAGTTCAAAAATACTCATGTCATACAAAGACTTTTAACTAAGCTAGGTCGCATGACTCAAGATGAGTTACGAGGAATTACCTGTTTTGAGTTAGAAGAAGCTCAGCCTAAAAAGAAAGAAATTCTATGTTCACGAAGCTTTAGTACAAGTGTTGTGGATCTAAAAAGCTTGCGAGAATCAGTGGCCAATTATGTAACAAATGCCAGTGAGAAAATGAGAAATCAGCAGAGCTTGTGTTCAACTATTGAAGTTTTTTGTTTAAGTGATCCACATAAGATCGATCAAACGCCATATTATGGTAAAGACAAAGTTAAGCTTCTTGGTCCAACAAGTGATACCAGAAAAATTATCAAGTATGCATGGGCGGCCCTTGATGATCTCTTTCGCATGGGGGTTTGTTTTAAAAAGGCCGGAGTAAAGCTTGGAGACTTTTCAGATTCAGAGATTATCCAACAAAGCCTATTTGAAGAATTAGATGATCCGCGAAGTGTGAAGCTAATGGAAATCATTGATAAAATTAATCGACGAGAGGGAAGTGGTATGGTTAGGTCAATGGCCTGTGGGGTCGATAATCAGGCATGGAAAATGCGAAGGGAGAAAATTTCTTTGCGCTATGTCACAGGTTGGAGCGAATTGCCAAAATGTTCGTAGTGTCAGCGATGACATATATTGCCATTAGTTGATGACGTGACTATAATGACGAAATGAGCATATTTAAAGACAAGATTAATATATTTGAAGCAGTAATATTAACATCAATCGCCCATATGGTATTCTTTGGAATGTATTTTGCGAAAGCGAATCCTCAATGGTTTAGCGATGTTTACACAGTTGAAGATGGATTCTTAGAAATACAACAGGCCATCTATCTACTACTCGTTTCATTTGTCTGTCTGTGGCGCTACTTTAAGTTAAAAGGTACAAAGCCAAAATTATTCTCATTTGCGCTTCTTGGTTTTGCAGCACTTTTCTTTTTTGGATTTGGAGAAGAGATTGCGTGGGGCCAAAGAATTTTCAACGTGACTGCGCCTGAGTTTTTTCAGCAATACAATACACAAAATGATATTACACTCCACAACTTAAAATTCGGTGATTTCAAAGTTAATAAAATTATCTTTGGTCTTATTGTCGGAATTATTGTTGGTGTTTATGTATTAATTCTTCCATTTCTCTATAGAGCAATTGGTTTTATTCAGTATCTTGTTGATGACTTTGCAGTTCCTGTTCCAAAGTTAATGCACTCTCTTTTTTATCTTTTAATGTTTATTCTAGTAAGCTTAATTGATCACGGTAAAAAAGGAGAAGTTGTAGAACTTGTTGGGTGTGCAATGTTCTTCGTTATTTTCTTATTTCCTTATAACGACAAGACTTTCCAGAGGTCATAAATGAAAGACTTCGATGAGTTAAATGCCATAAGCGAATTAACTTGTATCGAAGACCCACTCATTCGTTGTCGTGAAATTACACGTATTAATCATGAAGGTGAGAGCTATCCAATTCATAGTTTTGAAATTGGTAGCTCAGATCCAAGCGCTCCGGTTCTAGGTTTATTTGGTGGTATTCACGGACTAGAAAAAGTAGGGACACAAGTCGTTGTTACTTATCTTTCTTCATTATTTAAACAACTATCTTGGGATGAAGAGTTAAGACGAAGCCTAGAGAAGTTTAGAATCGTATCGATTCCTCTTATCAATCCATGGGGCATGTATCATCATCGCCGCTCTAATCCAAACAATATTGATCTTATGAGAAACTCACCATCGCGAACTCATGAGAAAACAAAATTTCTACTATCAGGACATAGGTTATCAGATAAGCTTCCATGGTATCAGGGAAATAGTGATCAAATGGAGCATGAACTTCAAACTCTAGTAGACTATGTGAAAGAACATATATTTGAATCTCAGCGTGCTATCTCTGTCGACTTCCATTCTGGCTTTGGCCTAAGAGATCGACTTTGGTATCCTTATGCCAGAACGCTTACACCTTTTAAGCATATAACAGAAATGGAAAACCTAGAGCACTTATTAAATGAAACCCATCCTCATCATATTTATCGAATAGAGCCGACATCTGAAAGTTATACAATCCAAGGTGATGCCTGGGATTATCTATATGATGAGTATTTAGAAAAAAATCCAGAGGGAGTCTATCTACCTTTAACTCTTGAGATGGGAAGTTGGATTTGGGTTAAAAAGAATCCATTACAAATATTTAGAAGAGGAGGATTATTTAATCCTCTTAAGTCTCATCGATATGATCGAACGATGAGAAGACATATTATGCTAATTAAATTTCTCTTTCGAGCTGTTGGAAGTTCTAAAGCATGGGTGAAAAGGTAAGTTATGAATTGGTTGCTTCTTAGGGGTTTAGCAAGAGATAGTCGACATTGGTATGAATTCCCTGACTATGTAAAAAAAATGAAAGGCACAAATCATGTCTTTGCAATTGATTACTTGGGTGTTGGTAGCAAGAATGAAGAGAAGTCTCCATTAAAGATATCTGATTATGTTGAAGATATGAGAAGTGATTGGCTAAAACTTAAAGAAGAAAATGATGGCCCGTGGAGTGTTATCGGAATTTCAATGGGGGGAATGATGGCCCTTGATTGGTGTGAGCGACATAGCGATGACTTTGAACATGCTGTTCTTCTTAACACTTCAACGAGTGACTCAGGGAAAATTTATCATCGTATGTCTCTTGAAGCAGTAACGACCTTTTCAAAACTGGCCTTTAATAACAATCACCGCGAACGAGAAGAAAAGGCCTTATCTTTAACTGTTAAGATGAAAGAGTTGTCTGATGATTTACTTGATGCATATGCTGCATATTTTGAGGAAAGACCTCTTAATCGCGCTAACTTTGTAAGGCAGTTAATTGCGGCATCACACTACCGTTTACCTAAGAAATTGAAAACGGATGTCTTGTTGCTTGCAGGCAAGCAAGATAAGCTTGCAAATTATAAATGCAGTGTTGAAATTTCTAAAAGGCTTGGTGCCGCGCTTGAACTACATGAACAAGCGGGACACGATTTACCTCTAGACGATCCTGAATGGATCATTAAAAAGATTGAAGAGCATTACTTAGATAGTAAATAAACATCTTCTTTTAATGGCCCATAAGAGCGTGCATTAAGGGCCGCTTTTATATGTGGCCATTTAACTCTTCTCTTCCATTTTTGCCATTTTGCTAAAATTCTTAAATTCTTACGATACTCTAAAGGAGTCTTTGATTCTGCAGTAATAACCACAGCGTTTTCTTTCTCTAGAAATGAAGAGATATTTACGTAGCTAATTGGCTCAACATTCATCTCAAGAGTTTGCTCGTAAAAGTAAGAACGACGATCAACTAGTGCTACATTTTTATCTTTGAAAAGACCTTGAGCGGCTTGTGGAACAGGTAAGATGTAAAATTGAGATGCAACAACTGACCATAAGAAAATTAAATATAGTCCCATCGTGTTGAAAGCAATGAGCATCTTTCTTTTAAGAATGAAAATATTTGTCACAATAATTAGAGCAACAAATAGTAAATTGGCAACGATCGTTACTCCATCAGAAAAATAAAGGAGTAGGCATCCAATGGCCAAAAATAGGATATTAATTGGCAAGAAGATAAAAAGGATACCTTTTGCCTTTTCTCGAATAGTTTCAATATCGATTTGCAAGAGCATGAAAACCATTAGGAATGGAATTGATGGAATTGCATAGTGGTGTGATCTCTGAGATGGAATTAACCATGTGATAAAGAAACATAAAAAATGTGCAAAGAAAAAATATGTTTCATTATTTAAGTTCTTAAAGTT from Halobacteriovorax sp. DA5 includes these protein-coding regions:
- a CDS encoding Glu/Leu/Phe/Val dehydrogenase translates to MSNLLDNPLYQDAIAQLEESAAIMGLDPNVADRLKHPKRALQVAVPIRLDDGTVKTFQGFRVQHNMTLGPGKGGVRFHPGVDLAETAGLAMLMTFKCALVGLPLGGAKGGICVDPTKLSRQELQSLTRRYTTEINMIIGPTIDIPAPDIGTDGQTMAWMLDTYSQLKGYTVPGVVTGKPITVGGSLGRSEATGKGVAFCVNFAAKKLGMTIDTNTTVAIHGFGKVAVPAAEDLQAQGAKIVAVSDVSGAIYDPNGLDIEKAVAWAKGGRLLADMDGVEKISNEELFALEVDILIPAAIDGVITEKNAHNVKAKIIAEGANGPLNKAAIDIVTKNGSFLVPDILCNAGGVIVSYFEWVQGLQNFFWDLSEINKKLHDILKDAFENVYEAHQKYDIDMKKAAFVAALRRLERAMRLRGLFPG
- a CDS encoding LexA family transcriptional regulator, yielding MEKKIRAKLPIANCGLFGISEDHIQNYQSLDDRFVQNRSATFFFEAQGDSMEPLIMPGDVLVIDRSLEVKSGRVAVVYLDGEFLCKRFIRQDGKSILRSHNPLHRDIIISEEMDFLVWGPIVAVARDMKEL
- a CDS encoding Y-family DNA polymerase translates to MEKVYALVDCNSFFCSCERLFRPELRNKPVGVLSNNDGCFVSRTPELKALGVKMGDPYFKVRRLCESHDVHVFSSNFSLYTNISDRVMHVLATFAPSIEIYSVDEAFIDLTGVSGDLNEYCQHIRKTVLQWTGIPVSIGIAPTKTLAKVANHIGKKSQKAQGVVCILEERLQDIALQRTPIEDVWGIGRKNSVKLKSIGIKTAYDFKKFKNTHVIQRLLTKLGRMTQDELRGITCFELEEAQPKKKEILCSRSFSTSVVDLKSLRESVANYVTNASEKMRNQQSLCSTIEVFCLSDPHKIDQTPYYGKDKVKLLGPTSDTRKIIKYAWAALDDLFRMGVCFKKAGVKLGDFSDSEIIQQSLFEELDDPRSVKLMEIIDKINRREGSGMVRSMACGVDNQAWKMRREKISLRYVTGWSELPKCS
- a CDS encoding DUF2817 domain-containing protein, which encodes MKDFDELNAISELTCIEDPLIRCREITRINHEGESYPIHSFEIGSSDPSAPVLGLFGGIHGLEKVGTQVVVTYLSSLFKQLSWDEELRRSLEKFRIVSIPLINPWGMYHHRRSNPNNIDLMRNSPSRTHEKTKFLLSGHRLSDKLPWYQGNSDQMEHELQTLVDYVKEHIFESQRAISVDFHSGFGLRDRLWYPYARTLTPFKHITEMENLEHLLNETHPHHIYRIEPTSESYTIQGDAWDYLYDEYLEKNPEGVYLPLTLEMGSWIWVKKNPLQIFRRGGLFNPLKSHRYDRTMRRHIMLIKFLFRAVGSSKAWVKR
- a CDS encoding alpha/beta fold hydrolase, translated to MNWLLLRGLARDSRHWYEFPDYVKKMKGTNHVFAIDYLGVGSKNEEKSPLKISDYVEDMRSDWLKLKEENDGPWSVIGISMGGMMALDWCERHSDDFEHAVLLNTSTSDSGKIYHRMSLEAVTTFSKLAFNNNHREREEKALSLTVKMKELSDDLLDAYAAYFEERPLNRANFVRQLIAASHYRLPKKLKTDVLLLAGKQDKLANYKCSVEISKRLGAALELHEQAGHDLPLDDPEWIIKKIEEHYLDSK